The Ectothiorhodospiraceae bacterium BW-2 nucleotide sequence CCAAACTACAAGGGATGTTAGCCCCCTCGCCGGCCTGAGTCGGCCTCAACAAGTAGCGCCGCTGCCTCTGCCGTGGAGAGCGTTCTCCCCGGTAGAGGGATAAGTGCCGCCACCCGTTCACGATAGCGGCGATAGCGCTCCCCGTGGGCAGCCATTAGCTTCCGCTCCTCCAGTCGATATCCTACCAGCAGATAGAGTGTCACCACTACCGTAGCCGTTAGCTGGATCTGATCCATCGGTCGGCACCAGAGCATCACCAATAGTAGCGAATACCAAGGGTGGCGCACGAAGCGGTGCAGTGTCGAAATCGAAAATGGCTCCGGCTCAAATAGCCCCCTCTCCCCCTCTCGTAGCTGCCGTACCCCAGAGAAGTAACCCATATCGTAACAGCGACCCGAGTAGAGCAGCAGTGCCACCGCCCCCCCCAACAGCAGATACCCTAAATAGTGCCACGGTTCAGGCCACTGATAGACAACCTCCCCTCGCCACTGCCACAGCATCCATACCACCGGCAGCAGTAGTAGCAGCGCCAGCAAATTAAAGCCAAACCGATAGGCGTGAAACCACGGCGCAAAGCGTCTAGCCACCCACTGTTTACACGCTAACGAGGCTAACAGAGAGTGAAGTAGGCCATAGAGCAGTAGATATCCGGTCAAAAGTAACGCTTCAACTCCCATCCTCAAACCTACCTCTCTCTAGTTCGCTGTTTAGTGCGCCATCGGTCGCAAAATTAACTCATTCCCCCGCTGGGTAAACTCCAGATAGCGCAGATAGCTCATCCCTAAAAGCACCGATTGCTCGCCACTCATCGCCGGATTGATACTCGCACGAACATCTGTCACCCGTAGTGGCCCGATCTCGACGCTATCGAGTTGGGTCTGCCAAGCAGTTATCGGGCCGTTAGCGGTCTGATAGACTCGTCTCGCCCCCTTTGAGAGCCCGATTCGCTCGGCGACTGCTAACGGTATCGAGACATCGCTCGCCCCAGTATCGAGCATCATCTCGACCGGATAGCCGTTGATTGAACCGCTAACAACATAGTGGCCAAAGCGGTTTCGTTGCAATATGACCGCCTCAGTCTCATCTGAGCTCAACGCCACCTGTCGATTAGGATTATGCTGTCGCTGTATCAGATCATTAAATAGCAGCGTTAACAGCCCTAGCAGGAGCAAAAACGCCGCCACCAGCATAGCGGTACCGATAGGTCGGGTCTCATTACTCAATCGCACCCTCCTCATCGATATCTAAGATGATCTGCTGTCCGTGCTGTAGCGCGGCGACATCTCGACTCACAATCCTCTCCCCCAGCGCAATATCGCCGCTTACCGCATAGTGCTGATCTAGCCGCTCTAACAAGAGAACCTGCCGCTGCTGTAGCCGCCGATTCTCATCGACTACAAATAGGAGTGCTCGTCCATCATCGAGCACGACGGCGCTTGAGGGAACCAACATCGAGTTTTCACGCTGCTGTAGCGGCAGTAAGACCGACATCAACCGCCCCGGGTATAGCCCCGCTGCCTCCGAAAGGGCGAGGGTCACGCGACGGGTGTGAGTGCGGGGATCGGCCAACGGCTCAACCGATACGACACTTGCCTGATACTCGCCCTGTTGCCCCTCTGCCGTAGCGACCCTCACTCGCTCCCCCACCTGCAACGCCAACGGCTCTGAGGCAGAGAGGTAGCACACTAACTCATACCCTTGGATATCGACTAACTGCGCGACCCTCTCTCCCGCCTTTACCCACTCGGCTAGCTCAGGCGTTAACAGTGAGATGATCCCTGTCAAGGGTGCCCGCAGCGTATGACGCTGTTGCTGCCGCTGCTGCTGCGAAAGCTCCATCTGCAACCCCTCTAGCCGTTGCGGCCCTGTCTGCTGGATGTGTTGCAGACGAGTCACCTCACTCTCTAGCTGCAGTAATCGCTGCCGAGCACTATCGCGCTGCGATTGCGATCCGAGCGAGTTCGCCCCTAACTGCGTCAGCCGTTCTACCTCTTGGCGCTGTAGCTGTAGCGTCTCGATCGCCTGTTGTAGCAGCTCTCGATCCCGTTCAATCGCCTGTTGCTCCTGCCGATACTCTAACCGCAACTGCTGTAGCCTATCCGCCACATCACGACTATCGAGTCTGAGCAGCACCACCCCTTCCTCAACCAGCGCCCCTAGCGATCCCGCTCTCTCAACCACCTTGCCACTCACCTCTGCCACAATATCGACTTGGCGCTGCGGCTGTAGCTCTCCCCAGCTCTTTAAGTAGGGGGTCACAGCCGCAGCTACCACTGTCGTGGTAGCGACACTGATTAGGCGCTCGGCGGTAGCAGGGCTCAATTCGACCTCGGGGCGGCTCTGTAACAGCCACCAACCGCTCAAAGTCGCGATTCCCACCACCAGTAGTATCAAAAATAGTTGTCGCATAGGGGCTATATTATGGGGGGTTCGTTCGCTTCTCCACCACTGACGAGTGTTTCGGTGAACAGTTCGACCGTCTCATCCGGTTCACTCTTATCAAACCGAGCGATATGAAACAGGGCATCCCCCTCATTGACCAGTGGTAAATTGGTCTTACCAATAATCAGACCGCTCATAGGGGCGACCACCCCCTGCTCATTGTCGCCAAAAGGGGAGTCGATGATCCCTAGCTGCTCTCGCTTCTCCACCCACTGCCCCAGCCCCTTAAAGGCCCGAAAGACCCCACTCTCCGGTGCCCTCACCCAGCTAGAGGCGCGAGCCACCAGCGATTCGACCCGCGGCTTCTGTTTACTGCGGTAGCTGCTTTTAGGCAACATTCCCAGCTCACGCATCACATTTAACACTCCTTTAACCCCGGCACGAATCGATAACTCATCAAATCTTAGCGCCTCGCCCGCCTCATAGAGCAGCATCGGAATACCGCGCTCGGCCGCCTCCTGTCGGAGGGAGCCGTCACGCAGATCGGAGCCAAGAATCACCGGAACCCCAAAAGCGTGCGCCAATCCCAGCGCTTCATCATGATCCAAATTGACCCGAATTTGGGGCAAGTTACTGCGATGAACCGCGCCGGTGTGAAGATCGATACCGTGACTACAGTTATCGACAATCTCACGCATAAAGATATTGGCCAGCCTTGCCGCGAGTGATCCCCGCTCGCTTCCTGGAAAAGAGCGGTTTAGATCTCGTCGGTCGGGGAGATAGCGAGAGTGGTGAATGAGCCCAAAGACATTCACCACCGGAATAGTAATGAGGGTGCCACTTAGGCGTGATAAGACCTTCTGCTGCTGCAGACGGCGGATAATCTCCACCCCATTCAACTCATCGCCATGAATCGCCGCCGAGATAAACAGCGCCGGCCCCGGCCGCTTGCCACGCCGAACCTGCACCGGCATTCTCAGCGGGGTATGGGTATGGAGTTGAGCAATCGGCAGATCGAACCCAAGCCGTTCACCGGCACCAATGGTGTGGCCCGCAATCGTTAGCGGCGGCACAGGCTATCCCCTACCACGGGTACGGGTGCGATGAGGACGAGCGTTCTGCTCCAAAAACTCGATCACCATCGATGCGATATCGCGGTTAGTCGCTCTCTCGATCCCCTCTAGTCCGGGCGAGGAGTTGACCTCCATCACCAATGGCCCCCGCTCTGATCGTAGCAGATCGACCCCAGCCACATTAAGCCCCATCACTTTAGCCGCTTTAATCGCCGTCGTGCGCTCTTGTGGCGTGATCTTCACTAACTTAGCACTACCACCACGATGAAGGTTGGAGCGAAACTCCCCCTCCTGCGCCTGGCGCATCATCGATGCGACCACCTTGCTACCGACCACAAAGCAGCGAATATCGCTCCCCGCCGCTTCGCGAATAAACTCCTGAACTAAAATATCGGCTTTAAGCCCCATAAAGGCCTCTATGACACTCTCTGCCGCTTTGCGCGTCTCGGCTAGCACCACCCCAATCCCCTGCGTCCCCTCCAACAGCTTAATCACTAACGGTGCCCCACCGACCATGGTAATCAGATCGTGAATATCGCCAGGATAGCTCGCAAAACCGGTTCGTGGCATTCCGACCCCCTCCCTTGACATTAGCTGTAGTGAGCGCAACTTATCGCGGGAGCGGGAGATTGCCACCGACTCATTGGCTGGAAAGACCCCCATCATCTCAAACTGACGCAAAACAGCGGTACCATAGAAGGTGATCGAGGCTCCAATTCGGGGAATCACCGCATCAAACCCCTCCAGAAGCTCACCGGCGTAGTGAACCTCCGGCCTATCTGCGGCAATATTCATATAGCAACGCAGTGTATCAAGCACACGCATCTCATGGCCGCGCAGCTCTCCAGCCTCCACTAACCGCCGAGTCGAATAGAGACTGCGGTTACGGGAGAGGATGGCAATTTTCATAAACGGGTTCTCCTGACAGATAAGATCCATCCGGTTCAATCCGGAACCGGTCGGCCAGAGCGGTGCGCCCTAATAACATTCTAAAGCGCATCGTATCACGATTGGTCAGGGTAATTTCAATCGGCCAGCAGAGTGCTCCTATCACCACTGGGGTGACAATCACCAACCGCCGCTCCTTATGCCCGCCCGAATCGGTGACTACCCGCTCATCCTGCACCAAGGCGTGACAAAACTGCTGTTGATCCTGCTGTTGTAGCGGGTGGAGCCCGAATCGAACCCGCAACTCCCCCTTATCGTGATAGGTCTCCAACCCAAAGGTATGCAGCGCCGAGGTTCGTGCACCACTATCGACCTTAACCTTAATTCGGCTCACCCCCAGATGGGGCAAAGCGGCCCATTCGCGCCAACCGATAGCGAGTCGCTCACCGCCCCCTCTGTCCAACACAGCCTCTTTCACTCAAACTCAGGCGGCACCTGCCAGACGCTCACCCTCGCGATGGCGTTGAATAACGCCACGACTTCGCAGCAGTAGCGACTCCCCCTCCATCTCCTCCGGCTGCGCTAGCCCCATTAACTGTAGTACCGTCGGCGCGACCGAAGAGAGTCCAGCCCCACTAGAGAGTACCCAATAGTGCTCATCAATCACCAAAAGCGGCACCGGAAAGGAGGTATGTTGCGTCTGTGGCCCCCCCGTTAAGGGATCGACCATCTCCTCGCAGTTACCGTGATCGGCGGTCACAACGACCGAGTAGCCTAGCTCGGTTGCCACATCGAGTAGCCGTCCCACTTCACGATCAAGCGTCTCGACCGCCTCAATCACCGCACTCCTCACTGCGGTATGGCCGACCATATCACCATTTGCAAAGTTGACTAGCAGAAAATCATACTGCCCGCCCTGAAGGGTCTCAATCATAGTATCGGCCACCCTAGCGGCACTCATCTGCGGCATTAAATCGTAAGTGGCGACCTTGGGTGATGGAATTAAGATCCGCTTCTCCCCTTGGTAGGGCTCCTGCCGCCCGCCGTTAAAAAAGTAGGTTACGTGGGCAAATTTTTCCGTTTCGGCGCAGTGGAACTGGGCGACTCCTGCTCGACTTAACACCTCCCCTAAAGAGGTTCTGGCGCTATCGGGTTCAAAGGCGAATGGCAGCGGCAGCTCCCTATCGTAAGGCATCATGCAATAGATAGAGGGGCAGGGGGTTGTGCCGCGATCAAAGACGGCAAAATCGCGATTATGGAGCGCATAAATGAGCTGTCGCGGCCTATCTTTACGAAAGTTGAAAAATAGCAGCGGCGTTTTTGCCGTCAAGGGTCGCCAAGCGGGTAGGATGGTCGGCTTAATAAACTCATCCGACTCATTAGCGCTATAGGCCGCCTCAATCGCCTCTTTAGCGGAGTCAGCTTTACGGCCATACCCTAACATTAACAGCCGCCACGCCTTTTCAGTCCTCTCCCAGCGCTTATCGCGATCCATTGCGTAGTAGCGACCACAGACTGAGGCAATCGCCCCTCCGGCCGCCATTAGCGCCTGTTGCAGCGGCGGCAGGTAGTCGAGCGCCGAGTGGGGAGGGGTATCCCGACCATCGGTCACTATATGCACCAGCGGCACCACCTGCTGCTGCTGCGCCAGCTCAATGAGTGCTAACAGATGCCTAATATGGCTATGCACGCCGCCATCAGAGACGAGACCTAGCAGATGGAGCGGCTCATTCTGCTCCCGCGCCTGTGCGCACGCCTTCAAAAAGAGCGGCAGCTCAAAAAACTCTCCCGACTCAATCGCATCATCTATTTTGACTAAGTCTTGTCGAATAATCGAACCACTGCCGAGAGTGAGGTGGCCCACCTCCGAATTTCCCATCTGTCCATCAGGCAGCCCTACGGCATGGCCCGAGGCTTGAATCAGCGTATGTGGGTAGCGACCAAAATAGCGGTCAAGGTTGGGGGTACGAGCCAACTCAACGGCATTATCACTACGAGCCGGATTGGTACCAAAACCATCCAAAACCACCAACATAACCTTGCGGCGAGGGGCTGTCATCTCTACCTCCGATAATTTGGGTTAAAACCCGATTATGCCACAACCCCAGAGCAATTCATACGCATATTTTAATCCTAATTGCAATATCACCTTTTATCTTTTTTGCTATCTCTTTTGGGGTAAATGGGCGGCTCTTTCGCTGTTAATGGCTCTCTAAAGCCCGTTAAATCGACCAGCCACGAATCGCCGCCACCCCCTGCCCACCAGCCTCTCTCACCTTCGGTAGATCGCTCTCGGTCAGGCCGCCAAGCGCATAGACCGGCAGCGGTAGCTGTCGGCAGATCTCCCCGAAGCGCTGCCATCCGAGCGTTATCGCCCCCGGGTGGCTCTGTGTCGGTAGCACCGGAGAGAGCAAAATATAGTCCACCCCCAAACTGACCGCCCGCTCAGCCTCAGCTAGCGTATGGCAGGAGGCTCCGAGCCAAGACTCCTCCGGCCGCCGGTTAAGCCCTACCACCTCGACTGAGGTTAAATGGCGACCGGTTTCAACCGCCAGTGGCGCCTCTCCATAGCGCAGTAATACCCTATCGGGTTGAGCGACGCGCAATAGCTGCGCCCCAAGCTCGGCCCAGCGGCGATAGGCCTCGACACCGGTGACTGTGTTAGCACGCAAAATAGCGGTGGCTATCTGTCGCCGCGCCATCTGCTGCTGCAAAAGTTGCCAATAGTCGGGCCACTTGTCAGCCGACTCTGGCGGCTCTGGCGTTATTAAAATTCGCTCCCCCAACTGTAGCGCGCTAATAATCGCCCGATTCGCCGCCGGAAAAGGGTACTCCCCGAGCGCTGAGATCGGCACAGCTTGCAACCTCTGCCCCTCGCGCCCCTGCGGCTCCCCTTGATAACGCTCAACTCGCCACACCTCCAGCCTAACCCCCCCCTCCTGATAGCGCCACGGGATCTCGATTAAACGACGACAGTCAGCGGGATTCACCTGTAGCGCCAACTCCTCGTAGAGCTCCCGCTGTAGCGCCTCCATCGCCCCCTCCCCCGGCTCAATCTTGCCGCCGGGAAACTCCCACAACGATCCCTGAGACTGATGTGCCTGGCGTTTAGCCAGCCAAATATTGCCATCAGAAGCCGAGATTACCCCAACGACGACCCGACGCAAATTCTCAAACAAAACCGGCTCCCCCTAGTCGCTCTATAGACAACACGACAGCAATAGGCTAAGTTAGAGCCTAACGCCACCCTCAACCCCAACGGTCTCAATGTAATGTTAATCGTCATCTCCCCTGCCAAAAAACTCGATACCGATACCCCCTCTCCCCTACCGCAGTACCATGCCGCCCCCGAACTGCTAACCGAAGCGGAGCAGTTAATCGCCACCTTACGCCAACTCTCCGTTGACGACATCGCCGAACGGATGAAACTAAGCATGAAACTCGCCCAGCTCAACTTTGAGCGCTACGCTAGCTGGTCTCCCCCCTTTCGCTATCCCGACTCTAAACCGGCTCTGCTCACCTTTAAAGGCGATGTTTATACTAGCCTTAATGTCGCCCAGCTCACCCCGGCCGATCTAGCATATAGTCAAGATCACCTGCGCATCCTATCGGGACTCTACGGACTGTTGCGTCCTTTCGATCTGATCCACCCCTACCGTCTGGAGATGGGAACTTCGCTGCCAACTCCTCGTGGTAAGAATCTATACCAGTTTTGGGGTGATCGAATCACCACGCTAATTAACCGCGAACTCGCTAAACAGGCTCAACCGGTACTGATTAACCTCGCCTCGCAAGAGTACTGGAAAGTGATCCAGCCACAGCAGATTGAGGGCACCCTCATCACTCCTCAATTTAAACAGTGTCGAGAGGGCCACTGTCGCACCATCGGCATTCACGCAAAGCGGGCGCGGGGGCTAATGAGCCGCTACATTCTGCTTAACCGCCTCAAGACCCCACAACAACTACAGCAGTTCAATAGTGACGACTACCACTACAGCGCCGCCCTCTCCTCTGCTAATGAGTGGATCTTTTGTCGTGATATAGACGGTTAATCACTCACTGCTGTTCTGACTGGCGAGCTATCGCCCTTGAGGCGGCGAGCAGATAGTCGATCATCGACCAGAGCGTTAACAGCGCGGCCAGATAGAGTAGCGCTAATCCCCACAGCGCCAGATTGATCCCCCATAACGGCTGGCCATAGAGCAGTAGCGCCAACGAGACCATCTGCGCGGTCGTCTTCACCTTTCCCAGCCAACTGACCGCCACGGAACCCGACGCCCCAATCGTTGACATCCACTCCCGCAGCGCCGAGACCACAATTTCACGCCCAATAATAACCGTTGCCGGCAGCGCGAGCCAAAAGCCGGCATAGGGGGTCGGGTTATGATCCACCACCAACACCAATACCGACGCCACCATTAATTTATCGGCCACCGGATCGAGAAAGGCCCCAAAGCGGCTAGTTAACCCCATCCTTCTAGCCAGATAGCCATCTAACCAATCGGTTACAGCGGCCAGAATAAACAGCAGCGTTGCTAGCAGATGGCTCCACTCAAACGGCAGATAGAACCCCAAGACCAAAAACGGAATCAGTACAATACGCGCCACGGTCAACAGATTGGGAAGTGTCATGAAAAAAACCCCTACACGCACCCTGCTCCGGCAGGCCATGCTCTAATGAAAGTTATGATAGATGCGTTCGGCTAGTGAGCGACTGATCCCTTTAACTCGAACAAGATCCTCAATGGTCGCTCGCGAGAGCTGCTGCATCCCACCAAACTGCTGCAGTAACAGCCGTCGCCGTTTCGGGCCTAACCCCTCAATCTGCTCCAGCGAGGAGGTGAGGCGCTTTTTAGCTCGCCGTTTACGGTGCCCCTCTATCGCAAAGCGGTGCGCCTCATCTCGCACCCGCTGCAACAGATGCAGTGCCGCCGACTCTGCTGGCAGTATAATCGGCACACTCTGCTCGGGCAAGAGGAGCTGCTCCAATCCCGGTTTACGCCCCTCCCCTTTAGCGATACCGACAACCTGCAATGCATACACTAGCTTAAACTCTTTGATCACCTCAAATACTCGGCCGATCTGCCCTCTGCCGCCATCGATTAACAGCAGTTGCGGCAGCCTCTCCCAGTCGGCAGCGGCCGGCTGCTCAGTAAAGGGGCGCAGCCGTCGCCGGATCACCTGCTCCATAGCCGCATAGTCATCCCCCGGCGCAATATGATCGATGTGATAGCGGCGATAGTGCGCCGTTTGCGGCCCATCGCGAGTAAACACCACCCCCGAGGCAACCGTCGCCTCCCCTGCCGTGTGGCTAATGTCATAACACTCAATGCGCTCAAACGGAGTCGGTATCGGTAGCCGTTGCAGTAGCTGCTCAAACTGCGCCGCCACGCGATTCTGCTGATTAACGCGCTGCTGCAGCGCCTGCTCGCCGTTGCGCTGCGCTAACTCCAGCCAGTGGCGTAGCTGGCCTCGTTTAGGGGCAACGATCTCAATTTTTCGTCCCGCCTCACGACTCAATAGCTCATTTAGCTGCTGCTGATCCGCCACCGTTTCGGTCACAAGAATTCGGGCTGGAATGAGGCCCTCCCCTCCCTGTAGCTGATCTAGATAGTAGCGCTTCACAAAACTGTTGAGCAGCTCGCCGCTATCACTAAACCGCTCCCCCTCCATAATAAAGCGCCGATTACCGACTAGATGGCCATCCCGAACATAGAGTAGCTCAAGCGCGTACTCGCCAGCTAAGGCGGCCACCGCAATGACATCGAGGTTATCCTGCCCCTGAATCACATGCTGCTGCTGCTGTATCTGCCTTAACGCGGTGATGCGATCTCTCATCACCGCCGCCGTTTCATACTCCAGTGCGGCTGCCGCCTCTGTCATTAAGATCACCAAGTGGTCGATCACAGCGCCGCTCTCCCCCTGCAAAAAGAGTCTCGTATGCTCCACATCCACGCCATAGGCTTCAGGCGAGATATAGCCGACACAGGGGGCGCTACAGCGCTCAATCTGGTACTGTAAACAGGGTCGGGAGCGATGACGATAGGTGGTCTCGTCACATTGGCGCAGCCGAAATAGCCTCTGTAGCAGATAGAGACTCTCACGCACCGCACTCACCCCAGGATAGGGGCCAAAATAGTCCGCCCCCTGATCTGTGCGCCGTTTACGCACCGAGCCGAGTCGGGGAAAGGGATCTTTTGAAAGATAGAGATAGGGGTAACTCTTATCATCACGCAGCAAGATATTATAGTGCGGACGATGCTGCTTAATAAGATTATTTTCTAACAGCAGCGCCTCGGCCTCGCTGCGGGTCGTCATCACCTCAATAGAGGCAATTTGAGCAACCAGACGGGCGGTTTTAGCCGAGAGTGAGCTTTGAGCGCCAAAATAGCTACTTAAACGCCGTTTAAGCTGATTGGCCTTACCGACATAGAGCAGCTCACCGTCGGCACCATACATCTGATAGACGCCCGGCTCATTGCCCACTTCGGCCAAAAAGCGGCGGTGATCAAACGAAGTCACTGAACTCACCGCCAACTAACTGAGGTAACACTCGGAGGAGGATTAGCCCAGCTCCTCAAACAGCCCCTGCGGCTCTTTGCCATCAGCATAGAAGCCGAACTGTTTCGCCAGTTGCAGTAGCTGACGCCGCCCCTTCACCCCTAATTTACCCAAAATTCGGTAACGGTAGGTACTGATCGTTTTAGGGCTAATATCGAGAGTTTCAGCAATAACCGCATTCTTCTCACCCCGAATCATCAGATCCAATACCTCTTTCTCTCGACTTGAGATCTGATCAAAAGGAGAGCCCTCATACTCACGCAACATCCGCAACGCCAAAAGACGAGAGACCCCATCACTAATATAGCGCTCACCCCTATGCAGAGTCCGTATGGCGCTCTCCAACTCGCCCATATCACACCCTTTGTGGACATACCCAGCTGCCCCCACCTTGAACACATGCATCGGCCCGTCGTAACTCACCGAGGTGATCAGCAACAGCGGAATATCTGCATAGGTATTATGGAGCTTGTGAGCCGCATCAAGCCCATCCGCGGCCGGCGAACTTAAATCCAACACGATGACACTGAGCTTCGACTTTCTCTTACCCATCATTTCGAGCGCCTCTTTGCTATCAGCCGCATCGGCAACCATCTTCATGTCTCCCATGGACTCAAAGAGCTCTCCAGCGGCTCGACGAACCATCTCGTGCTCATCAATAAATAGAATATTAATCATATTGTCTCATTTCTCTCCGTCAATTGAGTTAGTCAGAGTTCGGCTCCTGTGAGCGGCTCTCTGATGGCATAGCTGAATGTACGCCAGAAGGGTTGGCGTAGCGGTCGTTTAACATCTGCACATAGCGATCTGTGTCGCTTATGATAGTGTCAAGTCTGCGCTTGACTCCTCTTCCCCAACCGCAAGGAATCTTTTGAAACACTGAGCGCCAGCTAGCACTACTGCGCATAAATACCCCCCGTAGCTGCTCCTTGTCATTATCGTTGTTGGCCTGCTGTGCTAGCCACTTCAATACCGGCTTACGCGCCCAGTTGCGCACCACATAGTGAAGATAGAGGATAATAAAGGCAAGTAACGCAACGCTCACCCCGCCCCACAGCGGTTGACTACTGAGCGAACTCACCCATGGAGCCAGAGCCATCTCCCCCTGTTGGGTATCGACTGTAGTATAGAATCCTAGCCCCAGCAGTAGTGCTAACAACAGACCATCGCCGATGAGGGTCAACTTACGCCAGCGCTGCAGCGCCTCTGACATCAACGGCAATAGCCGCTGCTCAAAATTGCGTGCTAACTTCTCTAAAGCCCCCACGATACGGTAGGCTCGCTCGATCTCGACCTGCTTAATGCGGGAGTGAATGTCGGCCAAATCGTGATCTCGCTTAGAGGAGAAGCGCTGCCGTAGCGCCTCATCCTCTATCGGCATCGCCGCCTTCTCATTATAGATAGTATAGAAACGCCCCGCAGTCAGCCCCTTCTGCGCCAGCGCCCGTTGCCAAGCGCCAAAGACCTCTTCAGGGTTATCCTCCCGCGCTGCGGTATCGATTTGGTTCAAAATAAAGAGAAATTTACTCGAATCGGCTCGATGTATCGTCCCCGAGACGAGATGGTTCAAAGTATCCTGCATCGCCCCTGGTTCAGGGTGGCGTGCATCGAAAAAGACCAAGACTAGATCGGATAGATCGATAATGTGCTCGGTCAGTTTCAGCGTCGCGGTACGCTGATCATCAGCATCGAATCCTGGCGAGTCGATTAGAATCTTGCCTCGTAATACCTCGCTCGGGCAGGTTTTTAGCTGAATATAGGAGTCTATCCGCTTCCCTTCGCCATCAGAGACCTTCTCTATCTCCTCACTAATTTGGTAGAAGGGGAAGCGCGGATCGGCATCGAGAGCCAGTCCGGGGAGCGTATGCACCTGCTGCTCTTTACTGTGGCACATGACGGTAAACTTGTCATCCACGGCTTGGTTACCCGACACCTGTAACTTCATACCGATATAGTCATTGATAAAGGTTGACTTACCAGCTGAGAATGTCCCTAGCACTGACACCAGCGGCCACCAAGGAATGAGAGTTGCAAACGACTGATCACGGCGCAACATCCCCATGCGGTAGGCGATTTTATCTAACTCACGAAAACTGTTGACCGCCTCAATCAAAATCGGGTTCTCATCCTCTAAATGGCGCTCTAATAGTTGTAAGCGCTGTATAATTATCGGTTCAGCTCCAAACATAACAAATCCCTCACATTAATTTGACTCTCCAACCGGCTCCACACTCAGAGCGGCTCCTCCTCTACGCTGTCAACGCCCTTTTCACCAAGGAAAAAAGCTCGACATCTGGCTAATCGGGCGACCAATATTATGGTTCATCGCCCCCATTTCGTGCCGAATGCTATTGGTACTGGCAACCATCCCGAGTGTATTGCTATTTAACTGCTCCATGGTCATTCGCATCGGCCCTAAATTCCGCATCTCGTCGGTAATCGTATCCATTCCTACCGAAATGTCACCAAGATTAGAGCTCATATAGCTCATTTCTGTCGCGATATTGTCCATGCTAGAGGTCATAATTGACATATCCATAGTAATCGAGTCCATATTATCGACCAAACTAGTC carries:
- a CDS encoding 30S ribosomal protein S6--L-glutamate ligase, with protein sequence MKIAILSRNRSLYSTRRLVEAGELRGHEMRVLDTLRCYMNIAADRPEVHYAGELLEGFDAVIPRIGASITFYGTAVLRQFEMMGVFPANESVAISRSRDKLRSLQLMSREGVGMPRTGFASYPGDIHDLITMVGGAPLVIKLLEGTQGIGVVLAETRKAAESVIEAFMGLKADILVQEFIREAAGSDIRCFVVGSKVVASMMRQAQEGEFRSNLHRGGSAKLVKITPQERTTAIKAAKVMGLNVAGVDLLRSERGPLVMEVNSSPGLEGIERATNRDIASMVIEFLEQNARPHRTRTRGRG
- a CDS encoding 2,3-bisphosphoglycerate-independent phosphoglycerate mutase, translated to MTAPRRKVMLVVLDGFGTNPARSDNAVELARTPNLDRYFGRYPHTLIQASGHAVGLPDGQMGNSEVGHLTLGSGSIIRQDLVKIDDAIESGEFFELPLFLKACAQAREQNEPLHLLGLVSDGGVHSHIRHLLALIELAQQQQVVPLVHIVTDGRDTPPHSALDYLPPLQQALMAAGGAIASVCGRYYAMDRDKRWERTEKAWRLLMLGYGRKADSAKEAIEAAYSANESDEFIKPTILPAWRPLTAKTPLLFFNFRKDRPRQLIYALHNRDFAVFDRGTTPCPSIYCMMPYDRELPLPFAFEPDSARTSLGEVLSRAGVAQFHCAETEKFAHVTYFFNGGRQEPYQGEKRILIPSPKVATYDLMPQMSAARVADTMIETLQGGQYDFLLVNFANGDMVGHTAVRSAVIEAVETLDREVGRLLDVATELGYSVVVTADHGNCEEMVDPLTGGPQTQHTSFPVPLLVIDEHYWVLSSGAGLSSVAPTVLQLMGLAQPEEMEGESLLLRSRGVIQRHREGERLAGAA
- a CDS encoding efflux RND transporter periplasmic adaptor subunit, whose protein sequence is MRQLFLILLVVGIATLSGWWLLQSRPEVELSPATAERLISVATTTVVAAAVTPYLKSWGELQPQRQVDIVAEVSGKVVERAGSLGALVEEGVVLLRLDSRDVADRLQQLRLEYRQEQQAIERDRELLQQAIETLQLQRQEVERLTQLGANSLGSQSQRDSARQRLLQLESEVTRLQHIQQTGPQRLEGLQMELSQQQRQQQRHTLRAPLTGIISLLTPELAEWVKAGERVAQLVDIQGYELVCYLSASEPLALQVGERVRVATAEGQQGEYQASVVSVEPLADPRTHTRRVTLALSEAAGLYPGRLMSVLLPLQQRENSMLVPSSAVVLDDGRALLFVVDENRRLQQRQVLLLERLDQHYAVSGDIALGERIVSRDVAALQHGQQIILDIDEEGAIE
- a CDS encoding ATP-dependent zinc protease; translated protein: MLDRGGGERLAIGWREWAALPHLGVSRIKVKVDSGARTSALHTFGLETYHDKGELRVRFGLHPLQQQDQQQFCHALVQDERVVTDSGGHKERRLVIVTPVVIGALCWPIEITLTNRDTMRFRMLLGRTALADRFRIEPDGSYLSGEPVYENCHPLP
- a CDS encoding Nudix family hydrolase translates to MFENLRRVVVGVISASDGNIWLAKRQAHQSQGSLWEFPGGKIEPGEGAMEALQRELYEELALQVNPADCRRLIEIPWRYQEGGVRLEVWRVERYQGEPQGREGQRLQAVPISALGEYPFPAANRAIISALQLGERILITPEPPESADKWPDYWQLLQQQMARRQIATAILRANTVTGVEAYRRWAELGAQLLRVAQPDRVLLRYGEAPLAVETGRHLTSVEVVGLNRRPEESWLGASCHTLAEAERAVSLGVDYILLSPVLPTQSHPGAITLGWQRFGEICRQLPLPVYALGGLTESDLPKVREAGGQGVAAIRGWSI
- a CDS encoding succinylglutamate desuccinylase gives rise to the protein MPPLTIAGHTIGAGERLGFDLPIAQLHTHTPLRMPVQVRRGKRPGPALFISAAIHGDELNGVEIIRRLQQQKVLSRLSGTLITIPVVNVFGLIHHSRYLPDRRDLNRSFPGSERGSLAARLANIFMREIVDNCSHGIDLHTGAVHRSNLPQIRVNLDHDEALGLAHAFGVPVILGSDLRDGSLRQEAAERGIPMLLYEAGEALRFDELSIRAGVKGVLNVMRELGMLPKSSYRSKQKPRVESLVARASSWVRAPESGVFRAFKGLGQWVEKREQLGIIDSPFGDNEQGVVAPMSGLIIGKTNLPLVNEGDALFHIARFDKSEPDETVELFTETLVSGGEANEPPII
- a CDS encoding TIGR02281 family clan AA aspartic protease, coding for MLVAAFLLLLGLLTLLFNDLIQRQHNPNRQVALSSDETEAVILQRNRFGHYVVSGSINGYPVEMMLDTGASDVSIPLAVAERIGLSKGARRVYQTANGPITAWQTQLDSVEIGPLRVTDVRASINPAMSGEQSVLLGMSYLRYLEFTQRGNELILRPMAH